One part of the Lotus japonicus ecotype B-129 chromosome 2, LjGifu_v1.2 genome encodes these proteins:
- the LOC130740251 gene encoding uncharacterized protein LOC130740251 isoform X1: MATAAADQEQQDDAHLLRSYIGLSFSVFLALLPTNLRTKARDLTRAEEELSQMRSRRREDSKANARVAEIFASHRNAWRDEEKRLLRRIDAAGEEIARLRAAAEESRARAEELEREVAERDEMIEFMSRRIHEEGLGGCQSRDHYGGKKNQEWFHNEQEEEEVGTTRNVEEEGVEVIYEHKHHHSQSQSQHLVDNNGFDAEFMASASKFWAEKASLWQDVQHESLESMYSAKQFVARRESPWKVDGDSAGVSSKLKLLEHELLNLEKFAKSDLSKVAPLIKKQAKRYQALSEKIDDLCRRIASDPSEPSLSSEFRTQTQTEFLLEAFRLQQGASETGQKLMALQTEIGKSLYRDELKSEATPTTRRSLDSIRNNFKDLQRNLEIWLARIIGDLEGILARDGASRVREYYISRYPFVQ; the protein is encoded by the exons ATGGCAACAGCAGCAGCAGACCAAGAACAACAAGATGACGCTCACCTCCTCCGTTCCTACATTGGCCTCAGCTTCTCCGTCTTCCTCGCCCTACTCCCCACCAACCTCCGCACCAAGGCGCGTGACCTCACGCGCGCCGAGGAGGAGCTGTCCCAGATGCGCTCCCGCCGCCGGGAGGATTCCAAGGCCAACGCCAGAGTCGCCGAGATCTTCGCCTCCCACCGCAACGCCTGGCGCGACGAGGAGAAGCGCCTGCTACGCCGGATCGACGCGGCGGGGGAGGAGATCGCGCGCCTCAGGGCCGCGGCGGAGGAGTCCAGAGCCAGGGCGGAGGAGCTCGAGCGCGAGGTGGCGGAGAGAGACGAGATGATTGAGTTCATGTCGAGGAGGATTCATGAGGAAGGGTTGGGTGGTTGCCAGAGTAGGGACCACTATGGTGGGAAGAAGAATCAGGAGTGGTTTCACAATGAGcaggaagaggaggaggtggGGACCACCAGGAATGTGGAGGAAGAGGGAGTGGAGGTTATCTATGAACACAAACACCACCACTCTCAGTCTCAGTCTCAGCACCTAGTTGATAATAATGGGTTTGATGCTGAGTTCATGGCTTCTGCTTCCAAATTCTGGGCAGAAAAAGCTTCACTCTGGCAG GATGTACAGCATGAGTCACTTGAATCAATGTATAGCGCGAAACAATTTGTTGCAAG AAGGGAGTCTCCCTGGAAGGTAGATGGTGATTCAGCTGGAGTTTCCTCTAAACTTAAATTACTAGAACACGAATTGTTGAACCTGGAGAAATTTGCTAAGAGTGATCTATCCAAGGTGGCACCCTTAATAAAGAAGCAGGCAAAGAGATATCAAGCACTTTCAGAAAAAATTGACGATTTATGTAGACGAATA GCCAGTGATCCCTCTGAACCCTCTCTCAGTTCAGAATTTCGAACACAAACTCAAACAGAGTTTTTACTGGAAGCATTTCGGCTTCAACAGGGTGCATCTGAGACTGGCCAGAAACTAATGGCACTGCAAACAGAAATTGGGAAGAGCCTTTATAGGGATGAGTTAAAAAGTGAGGCCACGCCTACCACAAGACGGTCTCTGGACTCCATAAGGAACAACTTCAAAGATCTCCAGCGAAATTTGGAGATATGGTTGGCCAGAATCATTGGCGATCTCGAGGGGATTCTGGCAAGGGATGGCGCTTCTCGTGTAAGAGAATATTATATTTCTAGGTATCCTTTTGTTCAATAG
- the LOC130740251 gene encoding uncharacterized protein LOC130740251 isoform X2 produces the protein MATAAADQEQQDDAHLLRSYIGLSFSVFLALLPTNLRTKARDLTRAEEELSQMRSRRREDSKANARVAEIFASHRNAWRDEEKRLLRRIDAAGEEIARLRAAAEESRARAEELEREVAERDEMIEFMSRRIHEEGLGGCQSRDHYGGKKNQEWFHNEQEEEEVGTTRNVEEEGVEVIYEHKHHHSQSQSQHLVDNNGFDAEFMASASKFWAEKASLWQDVQHESLESMYSAKQFVARESPWKVDGDSAGVSSKLKLLEHELLNLEKFAKSDLSKVAPLIKKQAKRYQALSEKIDDLCRRIASDPSEPSLSSEFRTQTQTEFLLEAFRLQQGASETGQKLMALQTEIGKSLYRDELKSEATPTTRRSLDSIRNNFKDLQRNLEIWLARIIGDLEGILARDGASRVREYYISRYPFVQ, from the exons ATGGCAACAGCAGCAGCAGACCAAGAACAACAAGATGACGCTCACCTCCTCCGTTCCTACATTGGCCTCAGCTTCTCCGTCTTCCTCGCCCTACTCCCCACCAACCTCCGCACCAAGGCGCGTGACCTCACGCGCGCCGAGGAGGAGCTGTCCCAGATGCGCTCCCGCCGCCGGGAGGATTCCAAGGCCAACGCCAGAGTCGCCGAGATCTTCGCCTCCCACCGCAACGCCTGGCGCGACGAGGAGAAGCGCCTGCTACGCCGGATCGACGCGGCGGGGGAGGAGATCGCGCGCCTCAGGGCCGCGGCGGAGGAGTCCAGAGCCAGGGCGGAGGAGCTCGAGCGCGAGGTGGCGGAGAGAGACGAGATGATTGAGTTCATGTCGAGGAGGATTCATGAGGAAGGGTTGGGTGGTTGCCAGAGTAGGGACCACTATGGTGGGAAGAAGAATCAGGAGTGGTTTCACAATGAGcaggaagaggaggaggtggGGACCACCAGGAATGTGGAGGAAGAGGGAGTGGAGGTTATCTATGAACACAAACACCACCACTCTCAGTCTCAGTCTCAGCACCTAGTTGATAATAATGGGTTTGATGCTGAGTTCATGGCTTCTGCTTCCAAATTCTGGGCAGAAAAAGCTTCACTCTGGCAG GATGTACAGCATGAGTCACTTGAATCAATGTATAGCGCGAAACAATTTGTTGCAAG GGAGTCTCCCTGGAAGGTAGATGGTGATTCAGCTGGAGTTTCCTCTAAACTTAAATTACTAGAACACGAATTGTTGAACCTGGAGAAATTTGCTAAGAGTGATCTATCCAAGGTGGCACCCTTAATAAAGAAGCAGGCAAAGAGATATCAAGCACTTTCAGAAAAAATTGACGATTTATGTAGACGAATA GCCAGTGATCCCTCTGAACCCTCTCTCAGTTCAGAATTTCGAACACAAACTCAAACAGAGTTTTTACTGGAAGCATTTCGGCTTCAACAGGGTGCATCTGAGACTGGCCAGAAACTAATGGCACTGCAAACAGAAATTGGGAAGAGCCTTTATAGGGATGAGTTAAAAAGTGAGGCCACGCCTACCACAAGACGGTCTCTGGACTCCATAAGGAACAACTTCAAAGATCTCCAGCGAAATTTGGAGATATGGTTGGCCAGAATCATTGGCGATCTCGAGGGGATTCTGGCAAGGGATGGCGCTTCTCGTGTAAGAGAATATTATATTTCTAGGTATCCTTTTGTTCAATAG